The Mycobacterium seoulense genomic interval GCGGCGGCGCGGAACTCCTCGTCCGTGCCCGCCGCGACCACCGAGACGTCGCGTGACCAATCGACGCCCCAGAACGCCTCGACCGCGTGGATCGCGGCGCCGATGCCGGACGCCACCCGGGACAGCAGCCGGTCACCGGCCGGACCGGCGGGGCCGGTCAGCTGAACGGTGCGGTCGCCCACGATCAACGACTTCGTCGCGGGGCTGAGCTGGCTGTGTGCGGGGGTGACCAGTTGCGCGGGCCGTGTCCCGCTTCCGCGTTCGGCTTCGAGCGGCACGGCCGCCGCCACGACGAGCTCGACCAGGAGCACCCAGCCAAGCAGCAGCGTGAGCCGGCGGCGACTCCGGCGCGGGCCGCTAGTAGCGGCGGGCGTCGTGGATCGGGCCTGCGGCATTCATCGGCACCACGCGCACCGGCTGGCCGTAGGTGGAGGAATGGATCACCATGCCGTCACCGACGTAGATGCCGCTATGTGACGCGTCGGAATAAAAGGTGATCACGTCGCCGGGCTGCAGGTCCGACACCGCCACCGGTTGGCCGCCTTGGGCCTGCGCCTGGCTGGAGTGCGGCAACGAAATACCGGCCTGCTGGAAGGCCCACATCACCAATCCGGAGCAGTCGAACCCACCGGGCGCGGCGCCGCCCCACACGTAGGGCGAACCGACCTGGGTCAGCGCCGCCTGCACGACGGTCCCGCGGTCACCGCCGCCGACCCCGCCACCGAACGGTCCGGGCAGTCCGCCGGGCGGGGGCGCCTCGCCGGGCGCCTGGCCGGCGGGCGGCGGCGCCCCGGGCGGTGCGGCCTCCGGCGCGGGGGCGCCGGGTGCCGGCAGACCGGCGGGGATGGGACCGGGATCGGCGAGCGCGGTGCGCTGCTCGGGCGACAACGAGACGTACTGCGACTTGACGACGGCGATCTGCACCTGCAGCTGACTTTGCTTGGACTGCAGGCTCGCCCGCACCGCGGCGGCCTGCTCGGCCGCGCTCTTCGCGTCGGCGGCGGACTTGGCGGACTCCCGCTCGGCCTTGGCGGCCTGCTCGTTCGCGACCCGGAAGTTCGTCATCTGGTCGGCCATCTGCGTAGCCATCTGCCGCTGCATGGCCAGCTTGTCGATCAGCCCTTGCGGCGATCCCGCGGTCAACATGGCCGTCATGCCGTCGACGCGGCCGCCCATGTAGGTGGCGGCGGCGAGCTTGTTGACGGCACCTTGGAAGGACGCCAAGCGG includes:
- the ripC gene encoding peptidoglycan hydrolase RipC, producing the protein MRLSSRYPFARVLTRSAIGTLAGFTVLSGVLAAHVSADPAEDALAKLNQLSRQAEQTTEAMHSAQLDLNHKLAAQRAADKKHDDAQAAVDAAKARLASFQGAVNKLAAATYMGGRVDGMTAMLTAGSPQGLIDKLAMQRQMATQMADQMTNFRVANEQAAKAERESAKSAADAKSAAEQAAAVRASLQSKQSQLQVQIAVVKSQYVSLSPEQRTALADPGPIPAGLPAPGAPAPEAAPPGAPPPAGQAPGEAPPPGGLPGPFGGGVGGGDRGTVVQAALTQVGSPYVWGGAAPGGFDCSGLVMWAFQQAGISLPHSSQAQAQGGQPVAVSDLQPGDVITFYSDASHSGIYVGDGMVIHSSTYGQPVRVVPMNAAGPIHDARRY